A window of Selenomonas ruminantium subsp. lactilytica TAM6421 contains these coding sequences:
- the galE gene encoding UDP-glucose 4-epimerase GalE: MSILVCGGAGYIGSHAVHQLVEKGEDVVIVDNLQTGHRDALNPKAKFYEGDIREAAVLDKIFTENDIDAVIHFAANSLVGESMEKPLKYFNNNVYGMQVLLEAMVRHNVDKIVFSSTAAVYGEPKKIPIMEDDETCPTNTYGESKLTMEKMMKWVNRANGIRYVSLRYFNAAGALDDGSIGEDHHPETHLIPLILQVPLGKRDHITIFGDDYATPDGTCLRDYIHVIDLADAHVLALEYLRKGGESNIFNLGNGQGFSVKEMIEAAKEATGKDIKVEMGARRAGDPAQLIASSEKARKILGWNPRYTDVKQVIGTAWNWHQKHPDGYEK, from the coding sequence ATGTCGATTCTTGTTTGCGGTGGCGCCGGTTATATCGGTTCCCATGCCGTACATCAGTTGGTAGAAAAAGGCGAAGATGTGGTTATCGTGGATAACCTCCAGACGGGGCATCGTGATGCCTTGAATCCCAAGGCAAAATTCTATGAAGGGGATATCCGGGAGGCCGCGGTTCTCGACAAGATCTTCACGGAAAATGATATCGATGCGGTGATTCACTTTGCTGCTAACTCCCTGGTGGGGGAGAGCATGGAAAAGCCCCTGAAATATTTCAACAACAATGTATATGGCATGCAGGTACTGTTGGAAGCCATGGTGCGCCATAACGTGGACAAGATCGTCTTTTCCTCCACGGCAGCGGTTTACGGCGAACCCAAGAAGATTCCCATCATGGAAGACGATGAGACTTGCCCAACCAATACTTATGGGGAAAGCAAGCTTACCATGGAAAAGATGATGAAATGGGTGAACCGGGCCAATGGCATCCGCTATGTATCCCTGCGCTACTTCAATGCGGCCGGGGCTTTGGATGATGGTTCCATCGGTGAAGACCATCATCCGGAAACTCATCTGATTCCGTTGATCCTGCAGGTACCTTTGGGCAAGCGGGATCATATCACGATCTTTGGCGATGACTATGCTACGCCGGATGGCACCTGCCTGCGGGATTACATCCATGTAATCGATTTGGCAGACGCCCATGTGCTGGCGCTGGAATACCTGCGCAAGGGTGGCGAGAGCAATATCTTCAACCTGGGTAATGGCCAGGGCTTCTCCGTAAAAGAAATGATTGAAGCAGCCAAAGAAGCTACGGGCAAGGATATCAAGGTAGAGATGGGGGCTCGCCGTGCCGGTGACCCGGCCCAGCTCATTGCCTCCAGCGAGAAGGCCCGCAAGATTTTGGGCTGGAATCCTCGCTATACTGATGTGAAGCAGGTTATCGGTACGGCCTGGAACTGGCATCAGAAACATCCGGACGGATACGAGAAGTAA
- a CDS encoding helix-turn-helix domain-containing protein — translation MYKKRLSPEEKIHFIEKYKRGEGSYASIAADAGVDSRSFRQWVRNYDACGPDVFFKRHHQRYSVEFKETAIHDYLSGVDSQDAICRKYGLRSRRQLQDWIMKYNSHEELKPSGTGGSTIVTKGRKTTFDERVSIVEDCIANGRDYALTAEKFDVSYQQVYTWVRKYDQKGIEGLKDGRGRRKPESEMNELERLRYENRMQKAQLLQKQMEIDFLKKLEELERR, via the coding sequence ATGTACAAGAAGAGATTATCACCCGAAGAGAAAATCCACTTCATTGAAAAGTATAAACGTGGAGAGGGCAGTTATGCCTCCATAGCCGCGGATGCAGGCGTTGACAGCAGATCCTTCAGGCAATGGGTTCGTAACTATGATGCTTGCGGCCCGGATGTATTCTTCAAACGACATCATCAGCGCTATTCTGTTGAATTTAAGGAAACTGCTATCCACGATTATCTTTCTGGCGTGGATTCACAAGATGCTATATGCCGAAAATACGGACTTCGTTCGCGGAGACAGCTACAAGACTGGATTATGAAGTATAATAGTCACGAGGAACTTAAACCATCCGGTACAGGAGGGAGCACCATCGTGACTAAAGGCAGAAAAACTACATTTGATGAACGGGTATCCATTGTAGAGGATTGCATTGCAAATGGCCGTGATTATGCTTTGACGGCGGAGAAATTCGATGTTTCTTACCAGCAGGTCTATACCTGGGTCAGGAAATATGACCAAAAGGGAATCGAAGGCCTCAAGGACGGCAGAGGCCGCAGGAAGCCTGAGTCTGAGATGAACGAGCTGGAACGGCTCAGATATGAAAACCGCATGCAGAAGGCTCAGTTGCTACAAAAGCAGATGGAGATAGATTTTCTAAAAAAACTCGAGGAATTGGAAAGGCGGTGA
- the galT gene encoding UDP-glucose--hexose-1-phosphate uridylyltransferase, producing MINTEINRLLNFAKQRGLISEDDYYYSANLLIDVLHVSEFVPEEIDETLETAAPVLSKMLDYAVAEGLIEDTANERDLFDTRIMNCVMPRPSEVVRKFQSDYARAPKAATDNFYKMSIASNYIRKDRIDKNLVWKTATEFGDLDVTINLSKPEKDPRDIAKAKLIKSSSYPQCLLCRENEGFAGHAGHPARQTHRLIPLRLASHRWFMQYSPYTYYNEHCIVLNRKHIPMKVNRKSFENLLDFVTIFPHYFLGSNADLPIVGGSILSHDHYQGGRYDFAMAKAPVEKAYSVAGFPHVKVGRVKWPMSTIRLTGEDREELADLAEKILNKWRSYSDESVGILAETEGEPHNTITPIARRRGNDYELDLVLRNNRCSEEHPLGIFHPHAEVHHIKKENIGLIEVMGLAVLPARLKKEMHLLGQELVKGTADIAAMEEIACHAAWYKKLREKYPTVTAEQVDGILQAEIGEVFKTVLIHAGVYKRDTAGMAAFDKFMQAVSQAD from the coding sequence ATGATCAACACAGAAATCAACCGCCTGCTCAACTTCGCGAAGCAGCGCGGCCTTATCAGCGAAGACGATTATTACTACAGTGCAAATCTGCTTATCGATGTTTTGCATGTAAGCGAATTTGTACCGGAAGAAATAGATGAAACCCTGGAAACAGCTGCCCCGGTTCTCAGTAAGATGCTGGACTACGCGGTGGCAGAAGGACTTATCGAAGATACGGCAAATGAACGGGATCTCTTTGATACCCGCATCATGAACTGCGTGATGCCCCGACCCTCGGAAGTGGTGCGGAAGTTCCAGAGCGACTATGCCCGTGCCCCCAAAGCGGCGACGGACAATTTCTACAAGATGAGCATCGCTTCCAATTATATCCGCAAGGATCGCATCGATAAGAACCTGGTCTGGAAAACGGCTACGGAATTTGGCGATCTGGATGTGACCATCAATCTTTCCAAGCCAGAGAAAGATCCCCGGGATATTGCCAAGGCCAAGCTTATAAAGTCCAGTTCTTATCCCCAGTGCCTGCTTTGCCGGGAAAACGAAGGATTTGCCGGTCATGCCGGCCATCCGGCGCGGCAGACGCACCGTTTGATTCCCCTGCGGCTGGCGTCGCACCGCTGGTTTATGCAGTATTCCCCTTATACTTACTACAATGAACACTGCATTGTGCTGAACCGCAAGCATATCCCCATGAAGGTGAACCGCAAGAGCTTTGAGAACCTGCTGGATTTTGTGACCATCTTCCCGCATTATTTCTTAGGTTCCAATGCGGATCTGCCCATTGTGGGCGGTTCCATCCTTTCCCATGATCACTATCAGGGTGGCCGTTATGACTTTGCCATGGCCAAAGCGCCGGTGGAAAAAGCCTATAGCGTGGCAGGTTTCCCCCATGTCAAGGTGGGGCGGGTGAAATGGCCCATGTCCACAATCCGTCTGACGGGTGAGGATCGGGAAGAACTGGCAGACCTGGCAGAAAAAATCCTCAACAAATGGCGGAGCTACAGCGATGAGAGTGTGGGCATATTGGCGGAGACCGAGGGCGAACCCCATAACACCATCACCCCCATTGCCCGCCGTCGCGGCAATGATTATGAGCTGGATCTGGTACTGCGCAACAACCGCTGCAGTGAGGAACATCCTCTGGGGATATTCCATCCCCATGCGGAAGTCCATCATATCAAGAAGGAGAATATCGGCCTGATTGAAGTGATGGGGCTGGCGGTACTGCCTGCCCGCCTGAAGAAGGAAATGCATCTTTTGGGGCAGGAACTAGTCAAGGGCACGGCGGATATTGCCGCGATGGAAGAAATTGCCTGCCATGCGGCTTGGTACAAGAAACTGCGGGAAAAATACCCGACGGTGACGGCGGAGCAGGTGGATGGCATTCTGCAGGCAGAGATTGGCGAAGTCTTCAAGACGGTACTGATCCATGCGGGTGTCTATAAGCGCGATACCGCAGGCATGGCTGCCTTCGATAAGTTTATGCAAGCTGTTTCTCAGGCTGACTGA
- a CDS encoding galactokinase, which translates to MEQEILTKMQSEFAAKFGEQETRAYFSPGRVNLIGEHTDYNGGHVFPCAISLGTYALVADRQDSKTRIYSMNLADKGVIEFDMSGLSYDKAKDWANYPMGVVKVFEDAGHKASHGFDILVYGTLPNGSGLSSSASIEVLTALILNDAFDFGLDMVEMVKLSQKAENTFVGVNCGIMDQFAVGMGKKDCAILLDCNTLEYRYSKIALEGASIVITNTNKPHSLASSAYNVRRAQCEHALNELKEVKPELNALGELSNEEFNQLAGAISEPLERQRARHAVLENNRTLEAVEALEQNDVEKFGKLMNESHYSLRDDYDVTGKELDTLAELAWQVEGVIGSRMTGAGFGGCTVSLVKNEAIESFKEKVGKAYTEKIGYAPSFYVANIADGTHRIK; encoded by the coding sequence ATGGAACAGGAAATCTTAACGAAGATGCAGAGTGAGTTTGCCGCTAAGTTTGGTGAACAGGAGACGAGAGCATATTTTTCCCCGGGGCGGGTGAATCTGATCGGTGAGCATACGGATTATAACGGCGGTCATGTATTCCCCTGTGCGATTTCGCTGGGAACTTATGCTTTGGTGGCTGATCGTCAGGACAGCAAGACGCGGATCTATTCCATGAACCTGGCCGATAAGGGCGTGATCGAATTTGACATGTCAGGACTTAGCTATGATAAGGCTAAGGATTGGGCTAACTATCCCATGGGCGTAGTCAAAGTCTTTGAGGATGCCGGTCATAAAGCGTCCCATGGTTTTGATATCCTGGTCTACGGCACGCTGCCCAATGGCTCCGGCCTCTCTTCCTCGGCGTCCATCGAAGTGCTGACGGCACTGATTCTCAATGATGCCTTTGATTTCGGCCTGGATATGGTGGAAATGGTGAAGCTTTCCCAGAAAGCGGAAAATACCTTTGTGGGCGTCAACTGCGGTATCATGGATCAGTTCGCCGTGGGCATGGGTAAAAAGGATTGCGCCATCCTGCTGGACTGCAACACGCTGGAATACCGTTACAGCAAGATTGCGCTGGAAGGTGCCAGCATTGTGATCACCAACACCAACAAACCCCATAGCCTGGCTTCCAGTGCTTACAATGTGCGCCGTGCTCAGTGTGAACATGCCCTGAATGAACTGAAGGAAGTAAAACCGGAACTGAATGCTTTGGGCGAGCTTTCCAATGAAGAATTCAATCAGCTGGCAGGCGCCATCTCCGAACCGCTGGAACGTCAGCGTGCCCGTCATGCCGTGCTGGAGAACAACCGTACGCTGGAAGCTGTTGAGGCTTTGGAGCAGAATGACGTAGAAAAATTCGGCAAGCTGATGAATGAATCCCATTATTCCCTGCGGGATGATTACGATGTGACCGGCAAAGAGCTGGACACCCTGGCTGAACTGGCCTGGCAGGTGGAGGGCGTCATCGGTTCCCGCATGACGGGGGCCGGCTTTGGCGGCTGCACGGTGAGCCTGGTGAAGAATGAGGCCATTGAGAGCTTCAAGGAAAAGGTAGGCAAGGCCTATACGGAAAAGATCGGTTATGCACCGAGTTTCTATGTGGCCAATATCGCCGATGGCACGCATCGGATCAAATAA
- a CDS encoding MFS transporter → MILQRLESLPVGKFHYKLLLLTGLGWLFDSMDTGLIAFVLPVLAKEWALTPAQVGWIGSIGLIGMALGAVLAGTLADRIGRKKVFSLTVLLYSLSTGMCALSWSYESLLFFRFLVGFGLGGELPVAATLMSEYAPAHLRGRFIVLLESFWGVGWLVAACISYLLIPAFGWQIAFVIGTLPALYVFLIRLHMPESIRYLLAKKRIEDAKNVILQLEAKLGVKSEAFPDRIDLSDLTSQKQEAQPKFTALWTKPFRTRTAMLWLAWFGIVFSYYGIFMWLPSIVYSQGFAVVKTFEYVLIMTLAQLPGYYAAAWLVDVIGRKYTLSLFLLLSGVCAFFFGNAATATTLLAWGSAMSFFNLGAWGVIYTYTPEQYPTTIRALGSGWAAGFGRIGGMLAPMLVGVMLGNAFGMNTIFLMFASVFVIISAVVILLGKESKQKTLEELEAVMES, encoded by the coding sequence ATGATTCTGCAACGTCTGGAATCCCTGCCTGTGGGGAAATTCCACTATAAGCTATTATTGCTGACAGGTCTGGGCTGGCTCTTTGACTCCATGGACACCGGCCTGATTGCCTTCGTCCTGCCGGTACTGGCCAAGGAATGGGCCCTGACTCCTGCCCAGGTGGGCTGGATTGGTTCCATCGGCCTGATTGGCATGGCCTTGGGTGCGGTACTTGCCGGCACTCTGGCTGACCGCATTGGCCGTAAAAAAGTATTTTCTTTGACCGTGCTACTCTACAGCCTGTCCACAGGCATGTGCGCCCTGTCCTGGAGCTATGAATCCTTACTGTTCTTCCGCTTCCTCGTAGGCTTCGGCCTGGGCGGTGAGCTGCCCGTAGCTGCCACCCTCATGAGTGAATACGCTCCCGCCCATCTGCGGGGCCGTTTCATCGTGCTGCTGGAAAGCTTCTGGGGTGTAGGCTGGCTCGTGGCCGCCTGCATCTCCTACCTGCTGATTCCCGCCTTCGGCTGGCAGATTGCCTTCGTCATCGGTACCCTGCCCGCTCTCTACGTTTTCCTGATCCGCCTGCACATGCCGGAATCCATCCGCTACCTGCTGGCTAAAAAACGCATTGAAGATGCCAAGAATGTCATCCTGCAGTTGGAAGCAAAACTGGGCGTCAAAAGCGAAGCCTTCCCGGATAGAATTGACCTGTCAGATCTGACCAGTCAAAAACAGGAAGCCCAGCCAAAATTCACGGCTCTCTGGACCAAGCCCTTCCGCACCCGCACGGCTATGCTCTGGCTGGCCTGGTTCGGCATTGTCTTCAGCTACTATGGCATCTTCATGTGGCTGCCCTCCATTGTTTATTCCCAGGGCTTTGCCGTGGTCAAGACCTTCGAATACGTGCTGATCATGACCTTGGCCCAGTTGCCCGGCTACTACGCCGCCGCCTGGCTTGTTGACGTCATCGGCCGCAAATACACCCTGTCCCTGTTCCTGCTGCTGTCCGGCGTCTGCGCCTTCTTTTTCGGCAACGCCGCCACGGCCACGACACTGCTGGCTTGGGGTTCTGCCATGAGCTTCTTCAACCTGGGTGCCTGGGGCGTCATCTACACCTACACCCCGGAACAGTACCCCACCACCATCCGTGCTCTGGGCAGCGGCTGGGCCGCCGGCTTCGGCCGCATCGGCGGCATGCTGGCCCCCATGCTGGTAGGCGTGATGCTGGGCAATGCCTTCGGCATGAACACCATCTTCCTGATGTTCGCCTCGGTATTCGTAATTATTTCTGCCGTGGTAATCCTCCTGGGCAAAGAAAGCAAGCAGAAAACCCTTGAGGAACTGGAAGCAGTCATGGAAAGCTAA
- a CDS encoding SGNH/GDSL hydrolase family protein, translating into MKRRKSALLSGVIALALGFTLNMGGVQAAESASDGVRINFGQTAVHTEKTVPQAAKVQPEQSTPSVQKNEGQPMTKLKNVQLMWKEIPSAVRYQVVILKSAEDTPENIALTYEQVYTNGLTVDLSGFGPEANGFYWKICPLDYNGRPVGNWHFTKPRPITDGGRLNVTAPRPTTQFERMDYMPLYPVFSWIPYGRAKQHEVQIYKVTDEGDKLLRTLQGGEYDVYEDGGYTQPGKYYWRVRSLNSDGSPLSGWSEKSYFTVESEKPPIAALGDSITHGGGAMSVSPGYLLYDWESYSQVPVKNLGFSGNTTEAMLERFERDVLPASPRVLVVMGGVNDYRLATFGSQTVANLQAIKEKCDAYGIIVVFLTVTPINPSYMVNRAHIDQPPYDWQVHQQYINNWIMKQPYHVDVSTALTDSLGNLRTSYTTDGLHPDYYGKKYIGEQVGRYLQMHFGWLTNKLKKKPIPTYND; encoded by the coding sequence TTGAAGAGAAGGAAAAGCGCCCTGTTGTCCGGCGTCATTGCGCTGGCTCTGGGCTTTACGCTGAATATGGGCGGCGTGCAGGCAGCAGAAAGTGCCAGCGATGGCGTGCGGATCAATTTCGGGCAGACTGCCGTACATACGGAAAAAACGGTCCCGCAGGCCGCCAAGGTACAGCCGGAGCAAAGCACGCCAAGTGTGCAGAAAAATGAAGGTCAGCCTATGACGAAGTTGAAGAATGTGCAGCTGATGTGGAAGGAAATCCCCAGTGCCGTGCGCTATCAGGTGGTAATCCTGAAATCCGCTGAGGATACGCCGGAAAATATCGCTCTGACCTATGAGCAGGTCTACACCAATGGTCTGACGGTGGATCTGAGCGGCTTTGGCCCGGAGGCCAATGGTTTTTATTGGAAGATATGCCCTTTGGATTACAATGGCCGGCCGGTGGGCAACTGGCACTTCACCAAGCCCCGGCCCATTACCGATGGCGGCAGGCTCAATGTGACGGCGCCGCGCCCGACTACACAGTTCGAACGCATGGACTATATGCCCCTTTATCCGGTCTTTTCCTGGATACCTTATGGGCGGGCCAAACAGCATGAGGTGCAGATCTATAAGGTGACCGATGAGGGGGATAAGTTGCTCCGTACCTTGCAGGGGGGCGAATATGATGTTTATGAGGATGGCGGCTACACCCAGCCGGGGAAATACTATTGGCGCGTGCGCTCGCTGAACAGCGATGGCAGTCCCCTTAGCGGTTGGTCGGAAAAAAGCTATTTCACGGTGGAGAGCGAAAAGCCGCCCATTGCCGCATTGGGGGACAGCATCACCCATGGCGGCGGTGCTATGTCCGTATCGCCTGGCTATCTGCTCTACGATTGGGAGTCCTACAGCCAGGTACCTGTGAAAAATCTTGGCTTTAGCGGCAACACTACCGAGGCTATGCTGGAACGTTTCGAGCGGGATGTGCTTCCGGCCTCGCCGCGGGTGCTGGTGGTCATGGGCGGTGTCAATGATTATCGCCTGGCTACCTTCGGTTCCCAGACCGTGGCGAATCTGCAGGCCATCAAGGAAAAATGCGATGCCTATGGCATCATCGTGGTGTTTCTGACGGTTACGCCCATCAATCCTTCCTATATGGTGAACCGGGCCCATATCGACCAGCCGCCCTATGATTGGCAGGTACATCAGCAGTACATCAACAACTGGATCATGAAGCAGCCCTATCATGTGGATGTATCCACGGCTCTCACGGACAGCCTCGGCAATCTGCGCACCAGCTACACCACCGATGGCCTTCATCCGGATTATTATGGCAAGAAATACATCGGGGAACAGGTTGGCCGCTATCTGCAGATGCATTTTGGCTGGCTTACCAATAAGCTAAAGAAAAAACCGATTCCCACTTATAATGATTGA
- a CDS encoding LacI family DNA-binding transcriptional regulator, with protein MEEKKQATIVDVAKAAGVSVATVSRVVNGNYPVKTETKEKVKAAISSLNYVPNVQARELNTRKSSTIGVVVPGLYNMFFAEVIDGIEESVRKEHFSFLLNCAQNDPVQEMNCINALVARNVSGIIVISPNTKNISERFYEELVERVPIVFINGYHPIKGVSYVGNDESLGSRQALEYLEGLGHQKILFVRGANSDSYDIKEETYRHFMEERDGFQEDFVLNIGEGNSVETVDLTLKALTLKLPYLKPTAVFCCNDLMAVGALNACKRLGLSVPQNISIIGYDNISLSSLVEPKITTMDQNMFLLGQSAAQLLLEQIGGGKNRRIVLENTLVVRETTGIRQEVHK; from the coding sequence ATGGAAGAAAAGAAACAGGCTACGATAGTGGATGTGGCCAAGGCTGCCGGGGTTTCGGTGGCCACCGTGTCCCGGGTGGTGAATGGCAACTATCCGGTGAAAACGGAAACGAAGGAAAAGGTTAAAGCCGCTATCAGCAGCCTTAACTATGTACCCAATGTGCAGGCCCGGGAGCTCAATACCCGCAAGTCTTCCACCATCGGTGTGGTGGTGCCGGGGCTGTACAATATGTTCTTTGCCGAGGTTATCGATGGCATCGAGGAAAGTGTGCGCAAGGAGCATTTCTCCTTCCTGCTGAACTGTGCCCAGAATGATCCGGTGCAGGAGATGAACTGCATCAATGCGTTGGTGGCCCGCAATGTGTCGGGTATCATCGTCATCAGCCCCAATACGAAGAACATCAGCGAGCGATTCTATGAAGAACTGGTGGAGCGGGTGCCCATCGTGTTCATCAATGGTTATCATCCCATCAAGGGCGTATCCTATGTGGGCAATGATGAGAGCCTGGGCTCCCGTCAGGCACTGGAATATCTGGAAGGGCTTGGTCACCAGAAGATCCTTTTTGTCCGGGGCGCCAATTCCGACTCCTATGACATAAAAGAGGAAACATATCGTCATTTTATGGAAGAGCGGGACGGTTTCCAGGAGGATTTTGTGTTGAACATCGGCGAAGGCAACAGCGTGGAAACGGTGGATTTGACACTCAAGGCGCTGACACTCAAGCTGCCCTATCTGAAGCCGACGGCCGTATTCTGCTGCAACGACCTGATGGCCGTGGGGGCGCTCAACGCCTGCAAGCGGCTGGGGCTTTCTGTACCGCAGAACATCTCGATCATTGGTTACGATAATATCTCCTTGTCAAGTTTAGTGGAGCCGAAGATCACCACCATGGACCAGAATATGTTCCTGCTGGGGCAAAGCGCGGCGCAGCTGCTTTTGGAGCAGATCGGCGGCGGCAAGAACCGGCGGATCGTGCTGGAGAATACCCTGGTGGTGCGGGAAACCACCGGGATCAGACAGGAAGTTCATAAGTGA
- a CDS encoding IS607 family transposase, producing the protein MELVSIGKFAKMVGVTTTTLRRMHQSGDFIPHHVTKGGTRYYSMEQLKEFSNAPETEKLVVGYCRVSTPAQKDDLQTQVENVKSYMYAKGYKFEIITDVGSGINYKKKGLRQLVNKINNHEVSTVVILYKDRLIRFGYELLEYLCEINGVSIEIIDNTEQSKEQELTDDLIQIITVFANRLYGQRSKKTKRLIDEVKKNAESGKDKASAY; encoded by the coding sequence GTGGAACTGGTCAGCATAGGTAAATTTGCTAAGATGGTTGGTGTCACCACTACGACACTAAGGCGTATGCACCAAAGCGGAGATTTTATTCCGCACCATGTTACCAAGGGGGGCACACGCTATTACTCAATGGAACAGCTCAAGGAGTTTTCCAACGCTCCCGAAACAGAAAAGCTCGTAGTAGGTTACTGCCGAGTATCTACGCCAGCTCAAAAAGATGACCTTCAAACGCAAGTGGAGAACGTAAAGTCCTATATGTATGCCAAGGGTTATAAATTTGAGATAATCACGGACGTAGGCTCAGGCATTAACTATAAAAAGAAAGGGCTACGGCAACTCGTCAACAAAATCAACAACCACGAGGTATCAACAGTAGTTATCCTGTACAAGGACAGACTGATTCGCTTTGGCTATGAGTTGTTGGAGTATCTTTGTGAAATAAACGGTGTCAGTATCGAGATTATCGACAATACCGAGCAGAGCAAAGAGCAGGAACTGACGGATGACCTAATACAAATCATCACAGTTTTTGCTAACCGCCTTTACGGGCAACGCTCAAAGAAAACAAAGAGACTTATTGACGAGGTAAAGAAAAATGCAGAGAGCGGTAAAGATAAGGCTTCTGCCTACTAA
- a CDS encoding IS3 family transposase, translated as MILDRTRNTAAYRAILELSSICKDYPVKALCRLGRVTRAAYYKWLHRKLGQNEETNQKLAALAESIHKEHPDMGYRRIRDKIEHDHGLHANDKRILRICRKKRLRSVIKGRHNCCTRPAVDPYYTAENVLNRDFHADKYNQKWVTDVTEFKYFPEYGTVKKVYLSAILDLCDRRPVAYVIGDSNNNQLVFQTFDKALEANPGAHPLFHSDRGFQYTNKLFRAKIEQAGMTQSMSRVAHCLDNGPMEGFWGILKREMYYRRRFTSRQELVESIEEYIRYYTYDRPQRHLGIRTPSEYHEKLVGAA; from the coding sequence GTGATACTAGACAGAACTCGTAATACGGCTGCCTACCGGGCGATACTGGAGCTCAGCAGTATCTGTAAGGATTATCCAGTCAAGGCGTTATGCAGGTTGGGCCGTGTAACCAGGGCTGCGTATTACAAATGGCTTCACAGGAAGCTGGGACAAAACGAAGAAACGAACCAGAAGCTTGCTGCCCTGGCAGAATCAATCCATAAGGAGCATCCAGATATGGGCTACCGAAGGATTCGAGATAAGATTGAGCATGACCATGGCCTGCATGCTAATGACAAGCGTATCCTGCGTATATGCCGCAAGAAGAGACTGCGCTCCGTAATAAAAGGACGTCACAACTGTTGCACCAGGCCTGCTGTTGATCCATACTATACAGCAGAGAATGTGCTCAACAGGGATTTCCATGCAGATAAATACAACCAGAAATGGGTTACGGATGTGACCGAATTCAAGTACTTTCCTGAATACGGAACCGTTAAAAAGGTATATCTGAGTGCCATCCTTGACCTCTGTGATCGCCGGCCTGTTGCCTATGTTATTGGTGACAGCAACAATAACCAGTTGGTATTCCAAACCTTTGACAAAGCTCTTGAAGCCAATCCAGGGGCACATCCCTTGTTTCATAGTGACCGTGGCTTTCAGTACACCAATAAGTTGTTCCGCGCCAAAATTGAACAGGCCGGTATGACACAAAGCATGTCCCGTGTAGCACATTGCCTAGACAATGGCCCCATGGAAGGCTTCTGGGGTATCTTGAAGCGCGAGATGTACTACAGGCGCAGATTTACTTCCCGGCAAGAGTTGGTTGAGTCAATTGAGGAATATATAAGATATTACACTTATGACAGACCACAGCGTCATTTAGGCATACGAACCCCAAGTGAGTACCACGAAAAACTGGTTGGAGCTGCATGA